cccagtccaatactgagaatacgaatatggtgtATTCCAGACTTTCAGTACTGAAAAAGGAGACTGAACTGATCAATGTTCGTTCTATTCGTTTTACAAGTCctaaaatttgataatctAGATACTAGATACTAGATATCACGTGCTGTGGACGAAAATTGACTTTTAACTTACCAACTGGAGATGAAGTGACTTTCAAGTCGCTTCTTGAAACGTTTGCTGTGTGGCCTCGGCGTTTCAGGCCAGAGTCGGAGACGCAACCGACTGCTCGTCCTTCATCTGAATTGATTTTACGAGTCTCGAGAATAAAAAAGATGTTTCCaacaaaagttaaaatcaCAACTAAACACAGCAAAAGTCGAATGTTGTCTCTCAGTGTCGCTTTTCGCTCTAACCGTGTAACTTTCCCTGCAAAAGGGATTTGTATTTCGCAAGTGGAACTTGAGTTTGATTTCATTATGTCAGTTCTTTGCTATTCTCGAGGATCAAGAATGAGCGTTATAAACGCCTTCTGCCGTAGGGTACCATTTTCAGAAATAGCTGTCGATAACATTAACCTCCATTGACtgacaaaaaatgaatgataaCTCGTGGAAAACCtaaacaaagggaaatttttgCTATAGTGGTCTTTGTATCCTAGAAACAGAAAGAACCAAtcttcaatttcaaaatattcgaAGCTGCCGgtagaattttctttgtttccaaaACTTTTCAAAGTCGAATAAATTGTCTTGAAACGATGGTCAGATGggtgtttaatttgtttctggTAATAATTCGTTCTGGTTGAAGCGAGGGACCTAAAAAAATAAGCCTTATAGGAGATTAACGCTTGACAACAATCGGAAGTTGCGTGCTCTCTGACATCAACTGCCTTGAAGTctccaatttttctttgccaaGTATTTAATCTGTTTTTAAACGTTTTGGGTGAAAGGACTACTCAAGCAAAAGCGCGAAGACCAATTTCGGTTACCTTCTGCAACTCAATTCGGCCTTTATGTAGGCTCCCATATAGTAAAACAGGATCGTCTATGCCAAGTCACACAAGTCTTAGTTGAAGAGCGTGATCTgtgatttattttgaaatgttcatCTCATAGATGCGATCTGTCATTTGGTGTATGTGTATGTGGTTCATCGTTTAAATTCTCATCCCATATTTCTCAATAATCTACAATTATAAATCTTTGCTTAAGTGAGACAACTGAATCTTCTGGAATTGAAAATGACTAGCGCtagtttttattcaaattggTCCTTTTGAGAAAGTACGATTCCTAGTAGAGATCTAGTTTTTCTACTAGATTCCTAGTAGAAAAAAATTCGTGTATCTCTAATCCTATCTTTTGGTTAAAGTGCGCAATGATTTGTCTTTCGCTTTTCATTATAAGCATCGTCAAAATCATCTTCTGCGCCATCGGTATTCTGAAGCTCTCAATGAATTAAGGAATTCTCATTCAATAGCTCCATCTCCtttgatatattcaaatgaaatCCATGACAAACCCTTTGTTACTTTCACCTCGCGAAGAAATTTTCATCCGATGGCCTTGTCTCTGTATTTGGCATATAAATTGGTTGTAAATGGTCCGGCTTGTGACTGCAGTAAGGCGAAATAGGGCATCCTATGTATAACAAATGATTTCCTTTGACCCACATTCTCCATAAACCTTTGTGGAAGCCGCGAGCATCCAGGTCCCAAATCCTGAAACATCTTGCCACGTTTATCCAGGTTGTATAGTCTCTAGTATGATCCATTCTCATGTAGAATAAGTAGATCTTGTCCTTCGTATCAGGAACAAAGTCCTTGGGGTTTGTACAAGGCGTTTGTGAATGGTTGAGAAGCTCTGCTTGGCTAATAAAAGAGATAGGGTGTTAGAACTCGTTAGACGTTCAAAAAAGGAAGTCTAAAAGGTCAATTGCCTGTAGTCCCCCGCACTGTGCAAAATTTCGCGGAGATTACACAGTGCCTTTACAATGATAGAGTGATTGCGTTATTGTTGCCTTGTAGTCGCGTAGGAGTTCAGTGTGCAGTGATTATACAGTGATTTTGTGCCCAGCTAAACAAGTTTTATTCCGATTCATTGTTTAGAACCCTTTTGTTCATCGTAGTTtatatcagttttttttttaataaagcaAGCTTTGGCTAGAGAAAATCAGTCAACTGGCAACTGAGTTTGCGCAAGATAAAATCGTGATGGTTTAATGCAAATTTCcttccaaaataaaaaaaaattgaaatatcaCTGCATGTTTGGCAAATACTCTGAATATAATTCTTTCAGCGTCGTCAAAACTCAAATAATATTAAGTAAAAACGGCAAGAGTTTTGCTTCTGCTTCTTGATTTTTAGGTATGTATTAACTGAAACTGTTAAAAGCTGTGAAaaattaccttgattgaaCAAGATCATCTGgatgattggagtcctgagaaagattgttgtttgtgactgacgtttcgacaacctgtgcggaagccatcttcaggcTCAAATGATAGTGTTAGTCACAAATAACAGTCAAAATAAGTCACAAACAaaagtccttctcaggactccaatcacacAGATAATATCTTTCATTCAAGGtaatgttactcctgggttcaaatcattttcttatttatgaAAAATTAGTTTAAAAAACTCTGAAGCCGCGTCAGTTGGGGAGTGAATTAAGGCGtaactaaaatttggtacgtgtaaaacaagttgataaaggtgaagaGATAAtgattcgctctgacgaagggctaacgctcgaagcgtcaacttcgtaatctaatcggaaaatGACGATGAAAGGCGAACAatcgaaacgtcaacttcgtaatctaatcggaaagtgacgacgaagggctaacgctcgaagtGTCAGCCTCATTATCTCCTCAGGAtggaaatttaacccttatcaacttgtttgatggcGAATTTTGTTTCAGCTATTTACCCAATCAGTCTGTGAATCTCCTTCTCGTACTTGTCCTTATACATCACTTCTGGGTTCATTTTCACGTTGGGTTGAGTGTTAAATGCATGCCTCTTGAAGTAAGCATCGTTCATGGCTGGACCCACGTTGAGGCCTTTGGCGCCGAAGTGATACGTTCGTGAAATATCGGGTATGATGCACTCTCGACCTTTTCTCTGCTCAGCTGCTCTCATCCACATGTCCCAATCCCAGAAAACATCTGGGCCAGGCCACTTAGCTTCGAGTTCACCTTTGTACAACTTTCGACTCAGCACCCTAGAGTGACAAAAACACATACAGCACCTGTTATATCAATCACTTGAAAATCCCGAACTCCGAACCCATATTTTTTGCCTTATGCCTCCGACTGACCAATGGTCCTTTCCCGGATAGGAAAGACTTCGTCCTAATGTTGCCCTATTTTGTTAGTTTGGCAAATTTTACTAGTTGCAAAAGCTACCATATACATACCAACCCAATCCTGGCATTGTTTCAATCCTGTAAGTCATGGAAGCATCATGCGCAGTGTATTCATATCCCTGAGAacaaattattcaaattggTGATCAGTGGTTCCTTAGATTCTGGCTCTAACGACCTTCCACGTTATAGCGCCGGCGTTgctgataaacaaaaacaaaaacaatagcaaaaaacAGTTGTATCTTTAGCTAAGCACCTGATCATTCCACGCTGATATACAATAAACGCTCTCGTCGTTTTCCAAGACCGGTAGAAGCTGCTTGAAGTAGCTGAGGATATCCACGGAAACGTCGAGATCTTCCTCGATAATCAACAGGTAGTTTGCATCAGGAAATTGATCAAACGTTTGCGATATGGACTTCTTGTAGtgctgagaaaacaaaagtggCAATCAAACTTCGGGACATATTGTAACTTGAGGTAACGATAAGTCACATGATGCAGTCGTATTTCAAGGAACCTCTCTTTCGATCATGGGAATGACGTCATCTACTGGATTAAGAATCGTGCCTCTTTGTCATGACTTCGAAGTGACGAGTGTTCAGAGCTGTTCAAGGTGTTATTGAAagtcaaaaagaaaaggaatcgTTCATTTTGGTGAAAGACATGATGCCATCTGATAAACTGCTTAGTTACTTGTTCGGGGCCACACTGGGTAATGTTGTCCCTTGGTCCGTTTGGTACGCACCTAGCTGTGCTCGCAAAGCACTGCCTAGACCTCGAACCAACATGTCCCTGAGCAACCCTCGCGTTCAGTTTGTAAGagagttattatttttttcattaccTGACATATCCTAGAGTTCTTTGAGCTTACACTTGCATGTTGTTCAGCCCTTAACCCAAATACCCGCGTAACAGAAGCGGGTTCGTCAAGGAAACCGTCAATAAACACTGTTACCATGGAGGGATTAAGCCCTTGGACTCCCCGCAGTGTTTTGAGCATTCTGTAAAGATAATGGGGACGATTACCGGCCATGACAATCACTGGAAGGTCGATACGACTACCGTCTTCCAAAGCCGGAGGATTAAAATCGATTGACACTGGGTCGTTGCctgtgaggaaaaaaaaatcgtaacTGGTTACGTTTACTAGAGGTGTAGAGTTAAGAGGAAACTTTGTTAATCACCTCTATGTTATGACGGATCAAGGTTGAAAACAGAGGAAGGCGAGCGAAACACTTAATCATGCTGATCAAAATCAGATTGCATTCAACTTTACTAAGTTACCCCTAGTACTTACAGCGGCACACCCCTTCATATCCTTCATATTTCTCGCAGAATTCTATCCTTCTCCAATTGCTCTCGTTGTCTTCCCAGTTGCAGTGAGTTTCTTCCGGTTCTCGAGTTATAGATGCTCGGAGCAGAATGCCTTTCGCCCAGCTGTTGAAGTCGGCAGATTTCTGGTGACTTTCGGCGATTGTCTTCTTGTAGTTGTTCGTTCGCTTGAAGATTAAAACCCAGGTATCTCGCCATCCGAGATCTTTGATGTAACTACTGCCCAGTTTTTCGACAATTTGGTCACGAGACTCGCTTTTCAAGCTCATGGTTCCTTCATCCTGATAATGGCAATATAAACAGCAGTTACAAACTGAATGAAACACTCTTCTGCATAATGACAGCAGCAAAGTTAGGCCCGCAAGGCGTGAATGCAGTTTCGAGTTTTCAAGCAAATTCAGAACGATTGGTAGCTTAGAAGCGTATTCTGGTGATTCTCTCGCTAGTTATGGTTGACAACTCGTTCAAGAATGTTTTTTGGATTAACCACAAGGAAAACTCTCCTTGTAATGCAAAGCGAGGAATTGACTACTGTTGTTAACAAAGTTTTTATACGAGATTATTATTTgtctcgtttttttttaattaattgaatttgttttttctgacCAAATCTAAGTGCTCTTCTTTTTGATCGAAAGAAATTGTAAATAgtgttttgtaataataattattatttttatcatttagtGTAAGTATTAAATTTGCGCAGTGTGAGAGAACTTGAACAATCAAGAATGACTATTGTTTTTGTACGAagctgaaaattgtgaataaagttgtttgaaatttgttataaataaatttaattgaCTTTGTTTGACAAAATCTGCTTCAATGCAAACATTTCAAACTGTAAAACCGCATAAAGTCATAACTAACCTACTTTTAAAGGACCATAAGAAGTAATTGTTTGTCTATTTATTTTAGGAGAGAGAGATATCGAAAACCTTGGAGGAAAATCTCTCGCAGGTAGAGTAGAATACCAACAAAGCCAACCCACAAATACTGTGGAGTCTGGCAAACGATCCCAGCAAACTTCAATGGACAATGAAGGCACTCTTTCTGCTATAAGCTTCGCCGGTAAGATTTAGTAAAGTCAAAAGAAGATTCTATTTTGTCTTTGGTCTGGTCCACGGCAGAAAATTGGAGACGTAAGTAAATATTTGACAAATGGAGTATCGCGAGTTTTTGAGTGATATTGTGGTATTCTTGGCTCTTTTACTATTTGGATAAACTATTTTAGGTTGGTAGGGTTTGTGAatgtttttttacatttttgttgctgttgttttatGATCGGGCGTGGGATTAGCTATTGAAGTAGTCTGGTGACTAGTTTGCCCAGGAGATTTCACGCTTCTAATGAAAAATAGTAGGAAAATTCTTTCGGTGTGAAAATTGAACAGCTTCACCCAAAATTGAAATGGTCAATCTCATTAGCACGCTACCAAGCGCAATTTTATCTCACCTTAATAGCTAAGCACACGATTCTTCCTTCCTTCAAAGACTCTATAAACTTGATAACCTCTTGTCCGTCCTCACTTGAAGCGTATGTATCAAACTCTCTCGTTGCCATTAGAACGCCAGTCTTCTGATTTAAGACGAATGCGATGATGCCACGAACGCCTTCTTTTATAACCTCCGAAACCTTAGAAAAAGGCATTTTGCAAGTTCGGCTTCCAAATTGTGGAATTTGATTATAAATATTGCGCTATTAATCTATAATCCTTCAGATTAGTctagaaaattttaaaattaaacctGCATATTTTGCGTTCCACAGGACTGATATCGAAACATTAGCTCACGCCCCGCCTGCGTTGTTCGCAGTTGTACGCATGCCAATAGCATGATTTCATACCTTCTAATATTTCTGacgttttatttttcaacaacGTAGAGGGTTTTTAGTCATTTAAAACCGTGGAATTCGAGACTTTAAGAAGTGTAGTAAAACTAATAGTTCAAATAAATTCAACAGTGTTAAGTGACCCGCAACTTGGTCAACCATGCAGTTTACGAAGGACGGTAGAGTTTCATTCGGGgccagggggccgtttctcgaaagactcGGTAACTTATCAGACCCGAAAAccaattcttgaaactatgaCCCGTTTGccgtgaaaagctgctcttttaatGTGTTCCGGATGTGAGGAAACGCAAAgtaactgccaagtttcaaaactTGAAAGGTGTTCTTATTGAAGGCATAAAGTGATTTATATGATccaaaaagtttcgggacgttcGAAAAACGGGCTCCAGTAGACACAAACCCAatgggccttttgcagctgagcaatcacgtggtacaaaatcgccatactgaagagcaaatgacgcactgggacatgttgaacaaagaaaattcaaatttagtggctttctttaacatgtcccagtgcgtcatttgctctccagtatggcgattttgtaccacgtgattgctcagctgcaaaaggcccatTATTGCCCAAAGCGGAATTTGAATCCGTGAGGGCGAAAGCATCATCTCCGCTGGGACTGCGTAAACCCGTGCGATCTAGAGAGAGTGATCTCATTGCGAAATAAGGTTTGTTCTATTTCTCACTCTGTTACATTTATCTGTAATTACTGACCATTTTACCGTCAACTTTTATGGCTGCTTTCTCCTTGCTGGAATAAACCTCTATATCCATGTTTCCTAGAGTGCGAAAATAGATGTGGATataattttgctttctttttggcGTTGTATTTATGCTAATGTTCAGTTTTACCGGATTGCTCCATAAGAGAGATGTTCTAAAACGCAAATACTGTTTCTTTATAATTTTGTCAGAGTTTAATTTGTATTAATATCAGTACACCGTCTATTGCAGCCAACAGATCGTGCATCAATATAAATTAATTCTCGTTGCTAGAGCAATGTTTCGGTTTTTCAAATAATGCTGTACGGTTTGTCTAAAGCCCTAAGGTTAAATTTCTCATTCCTTAGAAATCGAAATGAATGATTTAAGTCGAAAGTTATACTGATATGGCTAACTAAAATGTTATGAAAAGCATTATTTGCGAGGCGATGAGATCGAATCCAATGCGGCCATCGGATCACGCATCAATTCATATTGATTTTCAGTTTGTTGCTAAATTAAAGCAATGTTTCCGttttgcaaacaataaaaaaaatgcttttttcttGAACTACCAATCTTATTTAAGTACAACCCAAATGCATTCATAAATTGCATATATTTTGACACGCCTTCAAGTTTTAATTTCTCGCGCCATGATGTGATGAAGTATTGAAAAGTAAGGTTGGCGCAGTGGTTTGATCACTCGTCGAATGATAATATGGTGATGAATCATACAGCGCATAAATTTCACATATTACAGGCACATAATTGAACGAAAAGAGGCCTGACAACAACACTGACCCGAAGCTCCATGCCCTTCTCTTTACGAATActagtgcgtgggttcttaTTCGTCCCACAGAAACGTCCTACAAAAAGTCAGTTGGCTAGATAAACACTGAgattaaataaattgaaattgttcttATTATTGTCACATTAGATGTATATATGGCAGAAATTAAATGAAGCCTAACTCTAGAGGAAGGGTGATCTTATCCGAAGGTCAACGTTAAATCGATTCCCACCCAGATCAGAGATTTTTCTCTGTTCTTAGGCGAAATAAGTTCCTGATGCTGTTTACCAGCGAAGATTCTTCATCCATCACACTTAAAGTAGTGCACATTTCAGTGATTTCTGCCACACACACATATATGTATACCCAAGCTACCGAGGATAACATTCATTCATTGATACGTTATGTTTCAGCTGCGCTTACCTTCAAACGACGAAGGTTCGTTTAACATCTTTTGTACTCTCGATCTCTTTGTCTCTCTATTCCCTCTCTGATTCTCCATAGTTTTTCCATCGAATTGCAAATTCCAGTTATCAACCGCGAAGAAAATGTTTGCCACAGACATCAATAGGACGACAACTGCTAAAAGGCTCCGTATGACTTTAACTGCCATGTTTACGGTTTTGCAACAAAAGTGATTTCTCAACTAGTATTTCATGGCGCACGAACCAGCGAACAATTGCagtgaaatttttcaatgttaCAACAGCGTTGAAAACATCAAGTAAATGGTACGTCATCCAGTAGACTGCTATTAAATATTTATGGATAGACGACTGATTGAAAACAGGAAGAAACAATAGCAGTTTTAGCCTATTTTCGTAACATTTTCAGTGGCCTTGGCTACCATTTGGCCCTGGTAATAATCCTTTGGCGTCGTTTTCGGTTCGTCTGCTATAATTGGTTTTTACTGATGAGAAAGGCACTTTCCACGGCATAAATTCTTTTAAACGAGTGGtcaaaaaatgcacaaaatcatgttcttttttattgcaaaacGCAATAATGTGACTTGGTGGTTTGTATCAGTCAGTGTTCGATCGTTGTTGTGTTTTGAGTTGAAAGGAGGGCTTTAAAACTCCAATCTGTTTGTCCTGTGTATTTCGAAACCtataattataacaaaataTAGTTATATGCCTCCAAGCAAAGTagtagaaataaaaatattattcaataCTTTCAGTTCTATTAAGTTTccgaaatttgttttttacttaaCCCTTTcgcgtccaaggggttccccattgacgagtaaaatcgtctggcgttagacagagtaaaatctataagtgccctgagcgctcattcggcagttaaggggttaaggcCATTGGTTCATTTCTTAACTGCGTGAATTCTTATTTGATAACGCTTTGTTACTGAAAAtggaaagaagagaaaaccggctcttttttttccgaaaGTGGGTTGATTTGTGGGAAAGAAATGATGGAATGCAGGATTTACCACTAacattgtttttgctttattaCGTTGGTTTCACATTGTTTGTTAAAAGCTCCTATTCCACAGGGTCTCTCACcttatcaaagaaaaagaaaactcactGGGGTTCTTTTCATTTGGTCGTGTTTTCCCGCGTCAAGTGTCGGCTGCGTTTGTTTGCAGATtgtatttcattattattaccgtgttaaaaaaagaaaaaaaaaagaatatgtATAAGCTTGACTTTTGTTATTaaattaatcagaaaaactaacgcggacAGATTTTTTTGGGTTTTCCTTTGTGAGATTACTGGGTGATTCACTGGCTTAGAACAATATActattgttttcagtttaGTTTTGTCTACTtgcttatgtaaattttcttcattttcttgataatAATGACAGGATGTCATCGAGACGTCGAAATCTGTTCGtgttagtttttctgattaattaaaaaaagagagagaaaagaaaatcaaaatcaaaatcccCTAAGTTCTTGCCATATTCAGTGATTCTaatatgttatttttttttctcagaattTCTCATGATTGCCATCAACTTTAAAATACTTAACACGAGTTGACTGTCGCGCAAGTCAACGGTATTATATACATGCTTTCATTTCATGTCTGTTGCATTAAGGTGTTACGACGTTGTAATTATTTGGTTGGTCGTGCGCATTCGTTGTGACTTTTGTTGCCCCTCTGAGTTTTTGCAAAACACTTTGCTTAGTGTCTTAACAAGGTTCACACAGGCGCC
The DNA window shown above is from Acropora palmata chromosome 7, jaAcrPala1.3, whole genome shotgun sequence and carries:
- the LOC141885931 gene encoding protein O-linked-mannose beta-1,2-N-acetylglucosaminyltransferase 1-like, with the translated sequence MAVKVIRSLLAVVVLLMSVANIFFAVDNWNLQFDGKTMENQRGNRETKRSRVQKMLNEPSSFEGNMDIEVYSSKEKAAIKVDGKMVSEVIKEGVRGIIAFVLNQKTGVLMATREFDTYASSEDGQEVIKFIESLKEGRIVCLAIKDEGTMSLKSESRDQIVEKLGSSYIKDLGWRDTWVLIFKRTNNYKKTIAESHQKSADFNSWAKGILLRASITREPEETHCNWEDNESNWRRIEFCEKYEGYEGVCRCNDPVSIDFNPPALEDGSRIDLPVIVMAGNRPHYLYRMLKTLRGVQGLNPSMVTVFIDGFLDEPASVTRVFGLRAEQHASVSSKNSRICQHYKKSISQTFDQFPDANYLLIIEEDLDVSVDILSYFKQLLPVLENDESVYCISAWNDQGYEYTAHDASMTYRIETMPGLGWVLSRKLYKGELEAKWPGPDVFWDWDMWMRAAEQRKGRECIIPDISRTYHFGAKGLNVGPAMNDAYFKRHAFNTQPNVKMNPEVMYKDKYEKEIHRLIGQAELLNHSQTPCTNPKDFVPDTKDKIYLFYMRMDHTRDYTTWINVARCFRIWDLDARGFHKGLWRMWVKGNHLLYIGCPISPYCSHKPDHLQPIYMPNTETRPSDENFFAR